Proteins from a single region of Rana temporaria chromosome 5, aRanTem1.1, whole genome shotgun sequence:
- the LOC120939916 gene encoding solute carrier family 40 member 1-like: protein MATAEKQKCMGCSGSCVEYLTSPKFLIYLGHSLSTWGDRMWNFAVSLFLVELYGNSLLLTAIYGLVAAGSVLLLGAIIGAWVDKNPRLKVARISLAVQNISVMICGIVLMVVFLYKAELLSMYQGWLLILCYVLVISIADVANLASTAMSITIQRDWVVVVAEGDKNQLADMNATMRRIDQLTNILAPMAVGQIVTFGSSVICCAFIAAWNLASMCIEYLVLLKVYQKTPALAHKAGRKKEQELKQLNVNGVDSTSSNHGNPTEDEHLMAEKAELSIEKTVEPGCFHRMTEPFLILRDGWVAYYRQPVFWAGMGLAFLYMTVLGFDSITTGYAYTQGLSAFILSLLMGASAVFGIMGTVAFTWLRRVCGLVHTGFICGIAQLCSLVLCVVSVFMPGSPFDLNVSPYENLGTHLFGGQTVSTVSSAIVHQENFTGTIQSLWNNFNTTTTQPHDVSIPLTSVSLLFAGIITSRVGLWSFDLTIIQLLQENVMESERGTINGVQNSMNNLLDLLHFIMVILGPNPEAFGLIVLISVFFTVMGHMMYFRFAYKNIGRQLFSCSSSDPRPVPSNQQHMDTSAV, encoded by the exons ATGGCAACAGCAGAGAAGCAGAAATGTATGGGCTGTTCTG GATCCTGTGTTGAGTACTTGACGTCCCCAAAGTTTCTAATTTATCTTGGACACTCTCTGTCGACCTGG gGGGATCGTATGTGGAATTTTGCTGTGTCTCTCTTCCTAGTAGAGCTGTATGGAAACAGTTTACTTCTGACTGCCATCTATGGGCTTGTGGCAGCCGGCTCTGTTCTCCTGCTTGGAGCCATCATTGGAGCGTGGGTGGACAAAAACCCCAGGCtgaaag TAGCCCGGATTTCGCTGGCTGTGCAGAACATCTCTGTAATGATCTGTGGCATCGTTTTGATGGTGGTCTTCCTGTACAAGGCTGAACTGTTATCCATGTATCAAGGATGGCTATTG ATTTTGTGCTACGTCCTCGTCATCTCAATAGCAGATGTTGCCAATCTAGCAAGTACGGCCATGTCTATCACCATTCAGAGGGACTGGGTTGTTGTGGTTGCCGAAGGTGACAAAAACCAACTAGCAG ATATGAATGCTACAATGAGGCGGATTGACCAGCTGACAAACATCCTGGCTCCCATGGCTGTTGGACAGATTGTAACTTTTGGTTCTTCGGTGATTTGTTGTGCCTTCATTGCTGCGTGGAACCTTGCATCTATGTGCATAGAGTACCTGGTGCTATTGAAGGTCTACCAGAAGACACCAGCTTTGGCTCATAAGGCGGGAAGGAAGAAGGAACAAGAACTGAAACAGCTGAATGTCAATGGCGTTG ATTCAACCTCAAGCAACCATGGGAACCCTACAGAAGATGAGCACCTTATGGCAGAAAAAGCCGAGTTATCAATTGAAAAGACTGTAGAGCCAGGCTGCTTTCACAGAATGACAGAACCATTCCTCATATTACGGGATGGCTGGGTGGCCTACTATAGGCAGCCAGTGTTTTGGGCTGGAATGGGTCTAGCCTTCCTCTACATGACTGTCCTCGGATTTGACAGCATTACGACCGGCTATGCCTACACACAAGGGCTGAGTGCCTTCATTCTCAGCCTTCTTATGGGAGCATCTGCTGTTTTTGGTATAATGGGAACTGTGGCCTTCACCTGGTTGAGGCgggtatgtggcctggttcaTACCGGCTTTATATGTGGAATAGCCCAGCTTTGTAGCCTTGTACTTTGTGTGGTGTCAGTCTTTATGCCTGGAAGTCCATTTGATCTTAATGTTTCTCCATATGAAAATCTTGGAACTCATTTATTTGGGGGACAGACAGTTTCCACAGTGTCTTCAGCTATTGTGCATCAAGAGAACTTCACAGGCACTATACAGAGTCTATGGAATAACTTCAACACAACTACCACCCAACCTCATGATGTCTCCATCCCGTTGACCTCTGTCAGTCTGCTCTTTGCTGGGATCATTACAAGCAGAGTTG GACTTTGGTCATTTGACCTCACAATCATACAACTACTTCAGGAAAATGTGATGGAATCTGAAAGAGGCaccataaatggcgtccagaacTCCATGAATAACCTGTTGGATCTGCTGCATTTCATCATGGTGATCCTAGGACCCAACCCAGAGGCTTTTGGCCTCATTGTTCTCATTTCAGTTTTCTTCACAGTTATGGGTCACATGATGTATTTTCGTTTTGCTTACAAAAACATAGGAAGACAACTGTTCTCTTGCTCTTCCTCTGACCCTAGACCAGTTCCAAGCAATCAACAACATATGGATACCTCTGCTGTTTAA